From Acropora muricata isolate sample 2 chromosome 14, ASM3666990v1, whole genome shotgun sequence, one genomic window encodes:
- the LOC136898646 gene encoding intraflagellar transport protein 74 homolog — protein MKYVKKLSAVYDASRSKLIENETHSQLENLERKWCHLEQNNFVMKEFIAQKSLESDYDGLKQRALGDIDEINKLLIDFW, from the exons atgaaat ATGTTAAAAAGCTGTCTGCTGTTTATGATGCATCAAGGAGTAAATTGATTGAAAATGAGACTCATTCTCAG cttgagAATTTGGAGAGGAAATGGTGTCACCTTGAGCAGAATAATTTTGTCATGAAGGAAT ttATTGCACAGAAGAGTTTGGAGAGTGATTATGATGGTTTGAAGCAGCGTGCTTTAGGAGATATAGATGAAATCAATAAGCTGTTGATTGATTTTTG GTAA
- the LOC136899149 gene encoding uncharacterized protein, giving the protein MLSSIIHLAPVVQKLSYVNCYPLFEQPGPGVWEQKVDNILTGIGGIDQPKHANAQASHAHNQPQSSTVEIHSLTQHLLINPSTSDRVISWHFPPQYSQSTLTGRLGSNACPFIALSYSKLYFSSPETHNSSQPLSNTWMHRTLAGIMIGNQFYDKFAGNSGQMFGVQDAATKMQQARALGSIHMSGELPASITRQQIPSACLPYYFLQARNMTKTACLYIINDKTVAFIPTRNGITDNYYHGTSGAFLTMAPADAAWELLSWFKAINNIPHIAWAE; this is encoded by the exons ATGCTGAGCAGTATTATacatctggccccagttgttcaaaag ttgTCGTATGTAAAT tgctatccattGTTTGAACAACCGGGGCCTGGAGTTTGGGAGCAGAAAGTAGACAATATCCTAACAGGAATTGGGGGCATTGATCAACCGAAACATGCAAATGCACAAGCCTCTCATGCTCACAACCAACCTCAGTCCTCAACAGTAGAAATCCATTCCCTCACTCAGCATCTACTAATAAATCCTTCAACATCTGACAGAGTCATAAGCTGGCACTTTCCACCCCAATACTCCCAATCTACTTTGACTGGCCGATTAGGTAGCAATGCatgccctttcattgcactgtCATACAGTAAACTATATTTCTCCTCGCCTGAAACTCACAACAGTAGCCAGCCATTGAGCAACACCTGGATGCATCGCACCCTTGCCGGTATTATGATTGGCAACCAGTTCTATGACAAATTTGCTGGCAACTCTGGGCAGATGTTTGGTGTCCAAGATGCAGCTACCAAAATGCAGCAGGCCAGAGCTCTTGGCAGTATACACATGTCTGGAGAGTTACCAGCAAGTATCACCAGACAGCAGATACCATCAGCATGTCTTCCATATTACTTTCTACAAGCCCGTAACATGACCAAGACAGCTTGTCTCTACATCATCAATGACAAAACTGTGGCTTTCATCCCAACACGAAATGGAATAACTGACAACTATTATCATGGAACAAGTGGTGCATTTCTCACTATGGCCCCAGCTGATGCAGCATGGGAATTGCTCTCATGGTTCAAAGCCATTAATAACATTCCTCATATAGCTTGGGCAGAGTAA